A genomic stretch from Falco cherrug isolate bFalChe1 chromosome 1, bFalChe1.pri, whole genome shotgun sequence includes:
- the KCNJ2 gene encoding inward rectifier potassium channel 2 — MGSVRTNRYSIVSSEEDGMKLATMAVANGFGNGKSKVHTRQQCRSRFVKKDGHCNVQFINVGEKGQRYLADIFTTCVDIRWRWMLVIFCLTFILSWLFFGCVFWLIALLHGDLENQENSKPCVSQVSSFTAAFLFSIETQTTIGYGFRCVTDECPIAVFMVVFQSIVGCIIDAFIIGAVMAKMAKPKKRNETLVFSHNAVVAMRDGKLCLMWRVGNLRKSHLVEAHVRAQLLKSRITSEGEYIPLDQIDINVGFDSGIDRIFLVSPITIVHEIDEDSPLYDLSKQDMDNADFEIVVILEGMVEATAMTTQCRSSYLANEILWGHRYEPVLFEEKNYYKVDYSRFHKTYEVPNTPICSARDLAEKKYILSNANSFCYENEVALTSKEEDEIDTGVPESMSTDTHPDMDHHNQAGVPLEPRPLRRESEI; from the coding sequence ATGGGCAGCGTGCGAACCAACCGCTACAGCATCGTGTCTTCAGAAGAGGACGGCATGAAGCTGGCAACCATGGCTGTTGCCAACGGTTTTGGGAATGGAAAGAGTAAGGTACACACcaggcagcagtgcaggagcCGCTTTGTCAAAAAAGATGGCCACTGCAATGTCCAGTTCATTAACGTGGGTGAGAAGGGACAGCGATACCTGGCAGACATCTTCACCACTTGTGTGGACATCCGCTGGAGGTGGATGCTAGTTATCTTCTGCCTGACTTTCATCctctcctggcttttttttggctgtgtGTTTTGGTTGATTGCACTGTTGCATGGGGATCTGGAGAATCAAGAAAATAGCAAACCTTGTGTCTCTCAAGTGAGCAGCTTCACCGCAGCCTTCCTGTTCTCCATCGAGACCCAGACCACGATCGGCTATGGCTTCAGGTGTGTCACAGACGAGTGCCCCATCGCAGTTTTCATGGTGGTTTTCCAGTCTATAGTAGGCTGCATCATTGATGCCTTCATCATTGGTGCTGTCATGGCAAAGATGGCTAAgccaaaaaagagaaatgaaactcTAGTCTTCAGCCACAATGCCGTGGTGGCCATGAGAGATGGAAAGCTGTGTCTGATGTGGCGTGTGGGAAACCTGAGGAAAAGCCACTTGGTGGAGGCACATGTGCGAGCACAGCTCCTCAAATCCAGGATCACGTCAGAAGGGGAGTACATCCCCTTGGATCAAATAGACATCAATGTAGGGTTTGACAGCGGGATAGACCGCATATTCCTGGTCTCCCCAATTACGATAGTACACGAGATAGATGAAGACAGTCCTTTGTATGACTTGAGCAAACAAGACATGGACAATGCTGACTTTGAAATTGTAGTAATATTAGAGGGCATGGTGGAAGCTACCGCCATGACTACCCAGTGCCGTAGCTCATATCTGGCAAATGAAATCCTCTGGGGCCACCGCTACGAGCCTGTACTCTTTGAAGAGAAAAACTACTACAAAGTGGACTACTCAAGGTTCCACAAAACATACGAAGTGCCCAACACACCCATCTGTAGTGCCAGAGActtagcagaaaagaaatacattctcTCTAATGCAAACTCCTTTTGCTACGAGAATGAAGTGGCCCTCACCAGCAAAGAGGAGGACGAGATTGACACGGGGGTGCCTGAGAGCATGAGCACAGACACCCACCCGGACATGGACCACCACAACCAAGCAGGGGTGCCTCTAGAGCCACGGCCGCTACGGCGGGAGTCGGAAATATGA